The sequence below is a genomic window from Oreochromis niloticus isolate F11D_XX linkage group LG3, O_niloticus_UMD_NMBU, whole genome shotgun sequence.
TGAGGTGTTAGCATAGAAAGGAGATGTGCTGCCACCTACTGGCTGCAGTTTGTCACTGGATCTGTGATGAAAGTGGAAATAAGATTTTTTATTCTCGTAAATTAATTAACTTTaataaatattctacagaaaCCAGTGTTCAAAATcttaaactaaaataaactgGATCTTGCTCATTACTTGCTGTTGGATTTTGAAGCTTTGCTTATATCTTTACTTCCTGccttttattcttttgtgtTTCCTTCATCCTCCTTGCTTTAAAAATTAATCagttgcagtgtttcagactgaAGGATGCCTTCATTCTTAAAATGCATCACGAGGACAGAGGAGGCTGAAGGAGGATGAACAGGTGTTTCCTTTGAAAGTGTTTTAACCTGTAAAAGATAAAAAGACTCCACAGCTGGAATATACAAACATGGAACAGCTGGGaacatctcctcctcctcattattattattattgttattattattattattattattattattattattattattattattattattatcaggcTGTTATTATAGCCTTGTGACACTGGGGTACTTGTTGTTCCCTTGACTCCTCTCTTCCTCACCTTGTCCACTTTGTGAGTTTGAATCAGATGaaaactgttttgattttgaagTAGTGCCAGCTGCCAGCATAGGAGCACAATATTAATTTTTTCTGGTTCCTTACTAAGAGACGTGACCTGAGCGTGTCTGCGTTGCAGCCATAATAACACCTGTTGTAATTTTCCAAACACTGAAGAAATGAGCTTCAATGCTTTCTTTTTACTTCTTGTAACATAGGATCCACTGGACCATCCTTTATAAGAGGGTAGAATAAAACACCGCCCCATTGCCATGGACCGTGATACATTCATGTAAACGGTTGATATAATCAACTTAAGTTGTTCAGATCATGTTTTACTGAATCCAATAGGAAGCCAATTCAGGTCAGTGGGCGGGAGGCTGGAGTCTGTCCCAGCTACCAGGGTGAAAGGCGGGGTACACTATGGACTGGTCTCCAGTTTGTCACAGGTATAAAAAggtttgtctgtgtctgtatTGAAAATGTGCATTTGAGGAAGACTGCAGATCAAATCTAGCTAAATGTACAAATAAAGCAACATGAACATCAGCTCATAAAACAGTTTCGTATCCTGGAACATCTAAATGAGGCAGAAACCATAGAAcatattaaatttaaaaccTTGTGTTTCCATCAAAAATGACTCATGGCTCAAATCTgagttaaaataaattaattcaagcataatgaaaaaataacattCATTATAACATTTAATGTCTTTTCCCCCTGATGGACAAACTATGTGAAAACAAAATCAATTACTCCAGCTGTGCAGACTCACGACTGAGGACTCGGGTCGATACAGATGTGAAGTAAACACAGATTATGGTCTCAGCTCTGCGAGCTGTAGACTCAACATCACTGGTAAGTTTTAACAAGTCAAACCTGAATGATCACTTTTATGTTTACTGGTCTGTTAAACTTTTAACAGTGATTTATAGCTGAAAAACATGTTGTTCATGTCAAACATCCTGATCATcctcattttatttctgcataaataaatattttaatgggTTTCACAGCAGCTGCTGATCAGCTCACAACTCAGAGATCAACttcctcacagcaagaagagagagaggacTGGAAGAGCCTCACAGCAgcactgttattattattatgaactCTAAGGATGGAGATCATTTCATTTGggctgagaaagaaagaaaagtgctTCTTTCTGTTAAGATGATATTTATTTTGGACATGGACATTTTCCTCACACTAAACTCTGCAGTGTGAAAATGACACTCCACCATCAGACtgcaaactgtgtttaaagCTAAGAGGCAAACTGAGCTCTGCCTGCACTAATGCAGCGATTATACAAATAGGGAGGCAGCTGTACATTCACATTCGTTCTTCTTTAACCTGGTAAATCTAAACTTCAGCTTTCACTCCTTATCTGTAAACTTTGACAAAATTATTCTCCTCACGGGCCTCTGAGTGTTTAGTCTCTGAGCAGTTGTAGACATGGTgtttgtatgatttaaattcctTTAAAAACAGGAGCAAATTCTTGATCCTGTTCTCTGCTCTCTCCGCTTCCATCATCATATAAACCCTTTAATCCTTTCTAAACacatcacaaagtgcttcactgaGGAAACGAGTTCATAAGAAGCAGATTTGAATAAAGCAGAGTAATGTTCAGAGTTCATCTGTTAGATGTTAGTGAGTCTCTGTGGAGCTGCTGTTGAGAGTCATTTGCACAGTAAACTGAAAGAACAGCAGCCAGCGCTGAACAGGTGACACCTTATACACACGTTCGCTAAATAACTGAATGAATGGGGGAAAAATAGTTGTGCAAATTCTTCTGTCAAAGCGTGGAGATGATTCAGATAACCGTTGTGAAGGAATGTCATTAGCAGAACTTAATTACAGACAAATATGTGACTCTCACACTGAGGAGGGAAAATGTTCACACCTCCCCGACACTAAACACTGTTTCacagtaaaaaagaaacaacctgCAAGCAGATCATGTAGAAGTATATTTGTATTGTTCATGAACATAAAGCTgatcttattttcatttgatgCCAATAAATCTAAGATTCCTGCTCAGATATCACTGCTGTCATGTGTTACCATAGTACCTTACGTTACCTAGTTACTGTGAGCTGTTCATACAGCAGCTCTGTCTACTGGGTGGAGATTTTTCAGTTAGTTTGATCTTAGTGGAATAAAAGCAGTtcaaatgaaacaaagaaaattatgCTGAAATTTCAGGTTTGAACATTTCTGCTCCCAAAGGAAACTTTAGTGAGTCATGAACGTTCGAAAAGGTTCATAAGGCAGGGCTGCATTCATGTCTGGGCCACAGGGCTTCTACTCTATTGTTTACATCGCTTCTGCCTTCCAACGCGCTAAAACTCATTTCTGTTGTCATCAGTCTGGTCAGATAATTTCCTAGGCCTCCTTCAGTGATCATgccaatcagccaatcaaaccCCGCCCTGTGACTCTGAACAAACCTAAACACTTTTCcataactgtatataaaaactCTTTAATGTGAGCTATGGCCACACAGACCTGATGGCAGGATTTGACTCAGAGTGTGACATGTCTGAAGGAAGAACTGTGACAGTCAGTCTAAACGAAAGGCTCCCTGAATATCTGAGGCAAGTCTGTGCAGACAGCAGGTTTGACTCAGGCAACAAACCACATTTTTAATCATTACACTGAATTCattacttatttaaattgatTAAATAACAAATTGAAATCATAAATCACAAGCCAGAATCAGACCTGAGGGGCAGTGAGGAGGTCAGGGGTCACCTAGATGTAAGGCAGGTGtaagatgtgtgtgtgggtcagCAATAGTGAGTGTGTGGTTGGAGAGGGCTCTATGCCGGGAGATGATGCTCCAAATGTCAAATGACAGAAATGTTACATTCACCACTGAATGAGTGtcccacacagaaacacacacagactaactcatgtgtgtgtgagcacagacacacaaagacacagatgcacacagagATATTAGGTTGTTGGATTAAATGCTTATAGCAACGTTTTCTTGATGtttgttaaaattttaaattaaatgtggaTGTGTACGTGAGAGCCTGCAAAGCTCCTGCAGACTATAAACACAGCATCCGTCTGGGACCTTTAGAGGACTGAATCATCTGTGCTGCTGAAGCTGCTTAATAATAGTGTTCTGCAGTCTACATGTTTCCATGGTAACGCAGTGCTCATTCAAACAGCTGATGTGGGTTTGTTGTGCTTGAAACTACAAGGTGGGCAACATGGACTACAAAAATATCAtctttgcttttataaaacatgATAATATCATAattttggaaaataaaatggaaagCCAACTTCCTCACTAAATTGgactgtgtgtttatttcaataAGAGATTGATATTAACCTGTATTTTTATACTTCTGGAGGttcttcattgttttctttgcgCTGCTGTGTGATACAGTGTATTATTTCTGCCTCACCCAAACCTTCAGAGAGAAAGCTGTTCAACCTCTGCCCTCATGTTGCAACACGTTCTCACCTCAGCACGTAATATACCGACACTATGTGACAAACTGCCCCTAAACTTCTCTCGTACTCAGAAAACACCCAGTCATTACTGAAACTGCTGGAGTTTCTCCGGCAGTGTTACAGCTCCCAGCACCGTCAGTGCTTAATTTATATATCTTTAGTAAAAACATCACAAAGTCAGATTCAGAGATTAAAGTTCTCGGTAATATTTGGAATACACAGAATACTTTTAATTGTGCTTATTCTCACGTTACCGGACAAATTGTTTCAACAAACTGAGGACATTTGGCCTGATAATCATTTGTATCCttctgtaactttactgtataaagagctaaaacCTCAACAATTTCTTGAGTAATAAGTcattataagaagtgtttgagaactaaaactgaaaaataggGGACACTGTTTGTCCGTAATATGGAAAGCCCAGTGCGCGCTCATGACGCAGGGCAAACCTGTCGGGGAAACCTCGGGGGCGCCTAGTAGGCGTTGCTGAGGGCGGTGCTAATTAAAGGCCATAATACAAgtttaaaaaggagaaagtTTAGAGCTCAGTCATCACTCGTCGTGGCCTCAGGTGTCTCCGACTGAGATTTTAGGTTTTGTTGAGCCTGTTAGCGCAGAGAGATCATGGCCAGGCTGAACCTGCTCCATCATCCACTCCTCTGGACTCTGATGTGTCTCTTTTTTCTACGTTCTGAAGGTAAGCAGGTGTTACTGTTAGAATACAGCTGAGCTTAACCAGAGTTTTGTCTGACCTGATAAAACAGACCCACATTTATTTGCTTCATACAAAACAATGTATTTTATTGAACAAACACCTGCTTGTGTCAGATGATCACCAGTTAAAACAGTGTGTTAATTCAGTTCCATgtaaaacacactgaacatgtgTAAGGATGAAGGAGAGTGTGTGCTGAGCTGATCCACGGCATCACAGACAAAGAGTCTGTTTATGATGTCACATTAACACATACACGTGTTTacagtgtatttattttaaatcagtgACAGCAGTGTTGTCTGCAGATGACATTAACATTTGCATGAACTGGTGATTTTTCTTGGACTGAATGTGAGGATGCAGGTTTGGTGATCAGAGGCAGATGTGACTTTAACTCTAGTTTTACAAGAattgtttaaaatgtgtttcttaCACTTTTGTTTCCAGCTGTGAGCCCAGTTTTAAATATAGAGCTGTTTGATCTGTTTCACAGTGAACACTCTGTTTTTATAGTCTTCATTTTAGTGCCATTAATCCTGCACTTTATCCagacatattttctttttttcacttttagaTGTGTTAGCtgttgtaatttatttattcgttatttattattatttattcattatttatctACTTTGTTAATATTAATCATTTTTGCAGCTAATTATTAATCAGTTTTTCTCCCCTTccctttctttatttctttctccttttcctaTCCCCTGGTCATGTCTGTAATAATTACctaactaaaaaataaataaattaaaaaatcttacttaaaataagaaaaaatagaTGAAAATTAACTTCAGTTCTTTAAGAAATGACTTATTTGCCATGACTGTGCTGTTGTATCGTGTGGTCTAattcagcggtccccaacccccgggcctcggaccggtacctgtccgtgagtcgtttggtaccgggccgcgagagttgaggctcaggtgtgaaatgtatggttttcagggtttttatcggttttcagcgttattttgttatcgtttttatcgttaactcggttttcctgggtcttttcatgtgtgttatgataaatcttctttttttcgttaccggtactagttttatattgttgtatttatccgcgaaactttaaaggccggtctgtgaaaatattgtcgggcacaaaccggtccgtggcgcaaaaaaggttggggaccgctggtctaatTGACCTCTGCTGGCAGTTCTAGTGTTGAAGGATTTTTGCCATGAAAGATGGATCTGAATGTGACTGAGAAATAaacctgtaaataaaagatgtaaGGACAATCCAGGCCTTCAACCTGTCCCGTGAGCTGTAACTCTCTATGATAACAAACACCAGAGTGATCTAGTTCAGCATCCAGTGTGTGCTGTGCTTCCTCTGGTTTATCAGGAATCAGTGGTCTCTGTTTTTAACTCATCATGATGATCAGTGCTGcacagaagagtagaaaagcactatataagaaccactCCAAATAACCAATTGCCCTTTGGAACTTTGACCTCTCCATGATCCATATTGTTTCCTCTCTTTCAGGGATAAACACCACAGCTGGACAGGACgccactctgacatgtcgagctccaaacaacaacaacatcatagttgtagagtggagcagagctgacctgaagGAAGAATATGTCCTTATGTACCGGGACGGTCACTTTGTTCCAGATgaacagcatccatcttttaagaaccgggtggatctgcaggacagacagatgaaggatggagacttgtctctgattctgaagaatgtgacgactgctgatagtggaacatacgagtgtcgcATCTTCACGAGAGGAGCGAACTGCAGGAGAGCTCATCTGAAGACTCCCCCCATCAGCATCATCTCCCTGAGTGtcgttgatcctccaggtgagtgagtagagttgagtgtgtgtgtgatcagaggtgaagctgcttcctggttgttgttgttagtttctaaagatgttgttgatgagactttgcagaaagcagctggtctgagtgatgtgatcagagtgcagtagataatgtctgacagcagtttgaagaggaaatggattctgttctgttcttcactcatcacctacctgacagctgacacctcacacctgtttctcacctgcaggtcagacaggacaAGTCCCAAAGATCATTAGAAGGCGTCATGGACTCTTAGCTGGtctaatttttttattgttactgctgttgttttttttggttgttacAGAAGAACAAGATTAGCCTCCAGCCTTTTTGGAATGTTTAATCTTATTCGAGCTGATCTGTGAGAATTTCTATCTTGTGGTGACATTCATACATGGGCATTCAGGGTAAAGACTTGtacttgttattattattattattattattattattattaataataataataataataacaacaacccATTATTGTTACCACTGAAGTGGCTCTCATACATGACATCATCCTCAGTCATGTGACTTTGAATTTTGATGCTAAGCTCAGAGCTAGCTGGGAGCTTTGTCATCTGTTTCGTTTTTAGGTGAGGAGGcagaaaaaatcaaaatcagtttcct
It includes:
- the LOC112845995 gene encoding nectin-4-like → MIHIVSSLSGINTTAGQDATLTCRAPNNNNIIVVEWSRADLKEEYVLMYRDGHFVPDEQHPSFKNRVDLQDRQMKDGDLSLILKNVTTADSGTYECRIFTRGANCRRAHLKTPPISIISLSVVDPPGQTGQVPKIIRRRHGLLAG